The following are encoded in a window of Mycobacterium vicinigordonae genomic DNA:
- a CDS encoding LppM family (lipo)protein has product MLLMLVPLATGCLRVRASITISPDDLVSGEIIAAAKPKNNKDTGPQLDTNLPFSQKVAVSNYDSDGYVGSQAVFSDLTFAELPQLAHLNSDAAGVNLSLRRNGNLVMLEGRADLTSLTDPEADVQLTVAFPGTITSTNGDRIEPEVVQWKLKPGVVSTMTATARYTDPNTRSFTGAGIWLGIASFAAAGVVALLAWVSRDRSPRFSTPGDQSSS; this is encoded by the coding sequence ATGCTGCTGATGCTGGTACCGCTGGCCACCGGGTGCCTGCGGGTCCGCGCCTCGATAACCATCTCACCCGACGACCTGGTGTCCGGGGAGATCATTGCCGCCGCCAAGCCCAAGAACAATAAGGACACCGGCCCACAGCTGGACACGAACCTGCCGTTCAGCCAAAAGGTCGCCGTGTCCAACTACGACAGCGACGGCTACGTCGGGTCGCAGGCGGTGTTCTCGGACCTGACCTTCGCCGAGTTGCCACAGCTGGCCCACCTCAACTCCGATGCCGCCGGCGTGAACCTGTCGCTGCGCCGCAACGGCAACCTGGTGATGCTGGAAGGCCGCGCCGACCTGACCTCACTGACCGACCCCGAGGCCGACGTCCAGTTGACCGTCGCATTCCCGGGAACCATCACCTCCACCAACGGCGACCGGATCGAGCCCGAGGTGGTGCAGTGGAAGCTCAAGCCGGGAGTGGTGAGCACCATGACTGCGACTGCCCGCTACACCGACCCCAACACCCGCTCCTTCACCGGGGCCGGGATCTGGCTGGGCATCGCCTCGTTCGCCGCCGCGGGCGTGGTCGCGCTGCTGGCCTGGGTCAGCCGGGACCGTTCCCCCCGGTTCAGCACACCGGGCGACCAGTCCTCAAGCTAA
- a CDS encoding mycobacterial-type methylenetetrahydrofolate reductase gives MTLNTIALELVPPNVEDGRERALEDARKVVRYSGQSGLDGRIRHVMIPGMIAEDDDRPVPMKPKLDVLDFWSIIKPELPGLRGLCTQVTAFMDESDLGERLRALTDAGMEGVVFVGVPRTMNDGEGSGVAPTDALSIYRDAVPNRGVIVIPTREGEHGRLNFKCNQGATYGMTQLLYSDAIVGFLTDFAKETDHRPEILLSFGFVPKVESRVGLINWLIQDPGNAAVAREQEFVQTLAASEPARKRTLLIDLYKRVIDGVLSGPAGLGFPLSIHLEATYGVSGPAFDTFAEMLAYWAPGD, from the coding sequence GTGACGCTCAACACCATCGCGCTGGAGTTGGTGCCGCCCAACGTCGAAGACGGCCGCGAGCGGGCCTTGGAAGACGCGCGCAAAGTGGTGCGGTATTCGGGGCAGTCTGGTCTGGACGGACGTATCCGGCACGTCATGATCCCGGGGATGATCGCCGAGGACGACGATCGCCCGGTGCCGATGAAGCCCAAGCTGGACGTGCTGGACTTCTGGTCGATTATCAAGCCGGAGCTTCCCGGCCTGCGCGGCTTATGCACGCAGGTCACCGCGTTCATGGACGAGTCGGACCTGGGGGAGCGGCTGCGCGCGCTGACCGATGCCGGCATGGAGGGCGTGGTGTTCGTCGGCGTGCCCCGCACCATGAACGACGGCGAAGGCTCCGGCGTGGCCCCCACCGACGCGCTGTCGATCTACCGAGACGCGGTGCCCAATCGCGGTGTGATCGTGATCCCCACCCGCGAGGGCGAACACGGCCGGCTCAATTTCAAGTGCAACCAGGGTGCGACGTACGGCATGACGCAGCTGCTGTACTCCGACGCCATCGTGGGTTTCCTGACCGATTTTGCCAAAGAGACGGACCATCGGCCCGAGATTCTGCTGTCGTTCGGCTTCGTCCCCAAGGTGGAGTCACGCGTCGGCCTGATCAACTGGCTGATCCAGGACCCCGGCAACGCGGCGGTGGCCCGCGAGCAGGAGTTCGTCCAGACGCTGGCAGCCAGCGAGCCGGCGCGCAAGCGCACGCTGCTGATCGACCTGTACAAGCGGGTCATCGATGGTGTGCTGAGTGGCCCGGCCGGTCTCGGATTTCCGCTGAGTATCCATCTTGAGGCGACGTACGGAGTTTCCGGGCCCGCCTTTGACACATTCGCCGAGATGTTGGCGTACTGGGCGCCGGGCGATTAA
- the idsA2 gene encoding bifunctional (2E,6E)-farnesyl/geranyl diphosphate synthase, with protein MADAVTDQLRQYLRGRRSQSSYLGADYNELTGWLEEFALTGGKRLRPVFAYWGWEAASSSPPGPDVLLLFSALELLHAFALVHDDVIDGSATRRGRPTTHVHFANLHRERRWRGPADQFGISAAILLGDIAHAWANDIVAGTRLHPDARDRVERVWSHIRTEVLGGQYLDIIAETSPRASAEESVAAAMKVATYKTACYTVTRPLQLGAAAAADRPDIAAAFQQFGSDLGVAFQLRDDVLGVFGDPAVTGKPSGDDLRSGKRTVLLAEATRLAEKSDPLAANLLRSSIGTDLTDAQVRELREVIDAVGALAAAEDRIAELTERALTTLASAPINLTAKAGLSELAQLATDRSA; from the coding sequence GTGGCCGACGCCGTGACCGACCAATTGCGGCAGTACTTGCGCGGCCGTCGCAGCCAATCCAGTTATCTCGGCGCCGACTACAACGAATTGACCGGCTGGCTCGAAGAATTCGCGCTCACCGGCGGTAAACGGTTGCGTCCGGTGTTCGCTTACTGGGGCTGGGAGGCCGCGAGCAGTTCGCCGCCGGGTCCTGATGTGCTGCTGCTGTTTTCCGCATTGGAATTACTGCATGCCTTCGCTCTGGTGCACGACGACGTCATCGACGGATCCGCCACCCGCCGCGGCAGGCCGACCACCCATGTGCATTTCGCGAACCTGCACCGGGAACGCCGGTGGCGCGGACCGGCGGACCAGTTCGGCATCTCGGCGGCGATCCTGCTCGGCGACATCGCACATGCCTGGGCCAACGACATCGTGGCCGGCACACGTCTGCACCCCGACGCCCGGGACCGCGTCGAACGGGTGTGGTCGCACATCCGCACCGAGGTACTGGGCGGTCAGTACCTTGACATCATTGCCGAGACGTCGCCGCGGGCGTCAGCCGAGGAGTCGGTCGCCGCCGCTATGAAGGTAGCCACCTATAAGACCGCCTGCTACACCGTCACGCGGCCACTGCAGCTCGGCGCGGCCGCCGCCGCCGATCGGCCCGACATCGCCGCTGCCTTCCAGCAATTCGGCAGTGACCTCGGGGTGGCCTTTCAGCTGCGCGACGACGTCCTCGGCGTGTTCGGTGACCCCGCGGTAACGGGCAAGCCGTCCGGGGACGACCTGCGGTCCGGCAAACGCACCGTGCTGCTGGCCGAGGCAACCCGGCTCGCCGAGAAGTCGGATCCGTTGGCGGCCAACCTGTTACGTTCCTCGATCGGCACCGACCTGACCGATGCGCAGGTGCGCGAACTGCGCGAGGTGATCGACGCGGTGGGCGCGCTGGCCGCGGCCGAGGACCGGATCGCCGAGCTGACCGAGCGTGCGCTGACCACACTGGCGTCGGCGCCGATCAACCTCACCGCCAAGGCCGGATTGTCCGAACTGGCTCAGCTGGCCACAGACCGGTCGGCCTGA
- a CDS encoding alpha-(1->6)-mannopyranosyltransferase A encodes MTIAAATDEPHRLSEFRSFATSPEAGPARLGFLAAVLITLGGLGAGSTRQHDPLLESLHLSWLRFGHGLVLSSVLLWAGVVLMLVAWLRLGRQALAGAATEFTMRATTAFWLLPLLISVPVFSRDTYSYLAQGALLRDGLDPYAVGPVGNPNSLLDDVSPIWSITTAPYGPAFILVAKMVTILVGNNVVAGTMLLRLCMLPGLALLIWAAPRLAHHVGSDGAKALWICVLNPLVLIHLMGGVHNEMLMVGLMAAGIALTLQRRHVAGITLLTVAIAVKATAGLALPFLCWVWMRHLREDRGWRACKAFGVAALASLLICVVVFGALSAMAGVGLGWMTALAGSVKIINWLTVPTAAANVIHAFSSSFFPVQFYAVLRIARLVGIVVIAVSLPILWWRFRRDDRAALTGIFGVMLIVVLFVPAALPWYYSWPLAVLAPLAQSRRAMAAIAGFSTWVMVIFKPDGSHGMYSWLHVGLATAFALAAWYWLYREPQSAEDPEPAEVSTP; translated from the coding sequence ATGACCATCGCGGCCGCGACCGACGAGCCCCACCGCCTTTCGGAGTTCCGCAGCTTCGCGACGAGCCCGGAGGCCGGGCCGGCGAGACTGGGCTTCCTGGCCGCGGTGCTGATCACGCTGGGCGGGCTGGGAGCGGGCAGCACCCGCCAACACGACCCGCTGCTGGAGTCGCTCCACCTGTCCTGGCTGCGCTTCGGGCACGGCCTGGTGCTGTCGTCGGTCCTGCTGTGGGCGGGTGTGGTGTTGATGCTCGTCGCGTGGTTGCGCCTGGGCCGCCAGGCGCTCGCCGGCGCGGCCACAGAGTTCACGATGCGGGCAACGACCGCGTTCTGGCTGTTGCCATTGCTGATCTCGGTGCCGGTGTTCAGCCGGGACACCTACTCGTATCTGGCCCAGGGCGCACTTTTGCGCGACGGTCTGGACCCCTATGCGGTGGGCCCGGTCGGTAATCCGAATTCGCTGCTGGACGACGTGAGCCCGATCTGGTCGATCACCACCGCGCCCTACGGGCCGGCGTTCATCCTGGTCGCCAAGATGGTCACGATACTCGTCGGCAACAACGTGGTGGCCGGGACGATGTTGCTGCGACTGTGCATGCTGCCCGGGTTGGCCCTGCTGATCTGGGCCGCGCCCCGGCTGGCCCATCACGTCGGCAGCGACGGCGCCAAGGCCCTGTGGATCTGTGTGCTCAACCCCCTGGTGCTCATCCACCTGATGGGTGGGGTGCACAACGAGATGCTGATGGTCGGCCTGATGGCCGCCGGTATCGCCCTGACCCTGCAGCGGCGCCACGTTGCTGGCATCACGCTGCTCACGGTGGCGATCGCGGTCAAAGCCACCGCCGGGCTGGCGTTGCCGTTCCTGTGCTGGGTGTGGATGCGGCATCTGCGCGAAGACCGGGGCTGGCGGGCATGCAAGGCATTCGGCGTTGCCGCGCTGGCTTCGCTGCTGATCTGTGTTGTGGTGTTCGGGGCGCTGTCCGCGATGGCCGGGGTAGGTCTGGGGTGGATGACGGCGCTGGCCGGGTCGGTGAAGATCATCAACTGGCTGACGGTTCCGACCGCGGCGGCGAACGTGATCCACGCCTTCAGCAGCAGTTTCTTCCCGGTGCAGTTCTACGCTGTGCTGCGCATCGCCCGGCTTGTCGGCATCGTCGTCATCGCGGTCTCGCTACCCATCTTGTGGTGGCGGTTCCGGCGTGACGACCGCGCCGCGCTCACCGGGATCTTCGGCGTGATGCTGATCGTGGTGCTGTTCGTGCCGGCCGCACTGCCCTGGTACTACTCCTGGCCGCTGGCGGTGCTCGCCCCGCTGGCGCAGTCGCGCCGGGCGATGGCGGCCATCGCGGGCTTTTCGACGTGGGTGATGGTGATATTCAAGCCCGACGGGTCGCACGGCATGTATTCCTGGCTGCATGTCGGGCTGGCGACAGCGTTCGCGCTGGCGGCCTGGTATTGGCTGTACCGCGAGCCGCAGTCTGCCGAGGATCCGGAGCCGGCTGAGGTCAGTACGCCATAG
- a CDS encoding Rv2175c family DNA-binding protein: MGSIPAGDDVLDPDEPTYDLSRVAELLGIPVSKVQQQLREGHLVAVRRDGSLVVPQVFFTTTGQVVKSLPGLLTILHDGGYRDTEIVRWLFTPDPSLTVTRDGSRDALNNARPVDALHAHQAREVVRRAQAMAY; encoded by the coding sequence GTGGGCAGCATTCCGGCCGGCGACGATGTCCTGGATCCCGACGAGCCAACCTACGACCTGTCCCGGGTCGCCGAACTGCTCGGCATCCCAGTGAGCAAGGTCCAGCAGCAGCTCAGGGAAGGCCACCTGGTGGCGGTGCGCCGCGACGGCAGCCTGGTGGTGCCGCAGGTCTTCTTCACTACCACCGGCCAGGTCGTCAAGAGCCTGCCGGGCCTGCTGACGATCCTGCACGACGGCGGCTACCGCGACACCGAGATCGTGCGCTGGCTGTTCACCCCGGACCCATCGCTCACCGTCACCCGCGACGGCTCGCGGGACGCCCTGAACAACGCGCGCCCGGTGGATGCGCTGCACGCGCATCAGGCCCGCGAAGTGGTGCGGCGCGCCCAGGCTATGGCGTACTGA
- a CDS encoding protein kinase domain-containing protein has translation MAGPADPLTGALLDGRYLVQETIASGGTSTVYRGVDTRLDRPVALKVMDPRYAADRQFLTRFQLEARTVARLKNPGLVAVYDQGQDGRHPFLVMELIEGGTLRELLNERGPMPPHAVVAVLRPVLGGLSAAHRAGLVHRDIKPENVLISDDGEVKIADFGLVRAVAAAGITSTSVILGTAAYLSPEQVRDGNAGPRSDVYSVGILTYELLTGRTPFAGDTALSVAYQRLEQDVPSPSTVIDGVPTQFDDFVACATARDPAQRYADSIEMAADVDAIAEELGLPDFQVPAPRNSAQHRSAALHHSRMAQRATAAPPVHHSTRQLPRESGAEPEAAPAAAAEIDEYPADSTQFAGIPIDEFTYARQHNRRMVLVWLAVVITLTGLVASACWRLGIHLASLL, from the coding sequence GTGGCTGGACCTGCGGACCCGTTGACCGGAGCGTTGCTCGACGGCCGCTACCTAGTGCAGGAGACGATCGCCAGCGGTGGGACATCCACGGTGTACCGAGGGGTGGACACCCGTCTGGACCGCCCGGTAGCGCTGAAGGTGATGGACCCGCGCTACGCCGCTGACCGGCAGTTTTTGACCCGCTTCCAGCTAGAGGCCCGGACCGTGGCGCGGTTGAAGAACCCGGGCCTGGTCGCGGTGTACGACCAAGGCCAGGACGGCAGGCATCCGTTTCTGGTGATGGAGCTGATCGAGGGCGGCACCCTGCGCGAGCTACTCAACGAGCGCGGCCCGATGCCGCCGCACGCCGTGGTGGCGGTGTTGCGGCCGGTGCTGGGCGGGCTATCGGCGGCGCACCGGGCCGGGCTGGTGCATCGCGACATCAAACCCGAGAACGTCCTGATCTCTGACGACGGCGAGGTGAAGATCGCCGATTTCGGGTTGGTCCGTGCCGTCGCCGCCGCGGGCATCACCTCCACCAGCGTCATCCTGGGCACCGCGGCATACCTGTCGCCGGAGCAGGTGCGCGACGGCAACGCTGGCCCCCGCAGCGACGTCTACTCGGTGGGGATCCTGACCTACGAGCTGCTGACCGGGCGCACTCCGTTCGCCGGCGACACCGCGCTGTCGGTTGCCTACCAGCGGCTGGAACAAGACGTACCGTCGCCCAGCACCGTGATCGACGGGGTGCCGACGCAGTTCGACGATTTCGTGGCGTGCGCGACTGCCCGCGACCCCGCCCAGCGCTATGCCGACTCGATCGAGATGGCCGCCGACGTGGACGCGATCGCCGAGGAGCTGGGGCTACCGGACTTCCAGGTGCCCGCGCCACGCAACTCCGCCCAACACCGTTCCGCCGCACTGCATCACAGCCGTATGGCGCAGCGCGCGACGGCGGCGCCCCCGGTGCACCACTCGACGCGTCAGTTGCCCCGGGAATCCGGCGCCGAACCCGAAGCGGCACCTGCCGCCGCTGCGGAGATCGACGAATACCCGGCCGACTCAACGCAGTTCGCCGGCATCCCAATCGATGAGTTCACCTATGCCCGACAACACAACCGCCGCATGGTGCTGGTCTGGCTGGCTGTGGTGATCACGCTCACCGGCCTGGTTGCCAGCGCCTGCTGGCGGCTCGGAATCCACCTCGCTAGCCTGCTTTGA
- a CDS encoding class II 3-deoxy-7-phosphoheptulonate synthase produces the protein MNWTVDIPIDQLPALPPLPADLRAQLDTALAKPAAQQPSWDADQAAAMRTVLESVPPVTVASEIVRLHEQLAQVARGEAFLLQGGDCAETFTDNTEPHIRGNIRTLLQMAVVLTYGASMPVVKVARIAGQYAKPRSADIDALGLKSYRGDMINGFAPDAAVRAHDPSRLVRAYANASAAMNLVRALTSSGFSSLHLAHDWNREFVRTSPAGARYEALAAEIDRALRFMSACGVADRNLQTAEIYASHEALVLDYERSMLRLSDVEDGEPQLYDLSAHTVWIGERTRQLDGAHVAFAEVIANPIGVKIGPTMTPELAVEYVERLDPHNKPGRLTLVSRLGNHKVRDVLPPIIEKVQAAGHQVIWQCDPMHGNTHESSTGYKTRHFDRIVDEVQGFFEVHRALGTHPGGIHVEITGENVTECLGGAQDISDSDLAGRYETACDPRLNTQQSLELAFLVAEMLRD, from the coding sequence ATGAACTGGACCGTCGACATTCCGATCGACCAGCTACCGGCGCTGCCGCCGTTGCCTGCTGACCTGCGAGCCCAGCTGGACACGGCACTGGCCAAGCCGGCCGCCCAGCAGCCCAGTTGGGACGCCGACCAGGCGGCGGCGATGCGCACGGTGCTCGAGAGCGTCCCACCGGTGACGGTGGCTTCCGAGATCGTCCGGCTGCACGAACAGCTTGCGCAGGTCGCTCGCGGCGAGGCCTTCCTGCTGCAGGGCGGCGACTGCGCCGAGACATTCACCGACAACACCGAACCGCACATCCGGGGCAACATCCGCACCCTGCTGCAGATGGCGGTGGTGTTGACCTACGGCGCCAGCATGCCGGTGGTCAAAGTGGCCCGCATCGCCGGGCAGTACGCCAAACCGCGGTCGGCCGACATCGACGCGCTCGGGCTGAAGTCCTACCGCGGCGACATGATCAACGGTTTCGCCCCCGACGCCGCGGTGCGCGCACACGACCCGTCGCGATTGGTGCGGGCCTACGCCAACGCCAGTGCGGCGATGAACCTGGTGCGTGCGCTGACATCGTCGGGCTTCTCCTCGCTGCACCTGGCGCACGACTGGAACCGCGAGTTCGTCCGCACCTCCCCGGCCGGCGCCCGCTACGAGGCGCTGGCTGCTGAGATCGACCGGGCACTGCGGTTCATGAGCGCCTGCGGGGTAGCCGACCGTAATCTGCAGACAGCCGAGATCTACGCCAGCCACGAGGCGCTGGTGCTGGATTACGAGCGTTCCATGCTGAGGTTGTCCGATGTGGAAGACGGTGAGCCGCAACTCTACGACCTGTCGGCGCACACCGTGTGGATCGGCGAACGTACCCGCCAACTCGACGGCGCGCATGTCGCGTTCGCCGAGGTGATCGCCAATCCGATCGGCGTCAAGATCGGTCCGACGATGACACCGGAGCTGGCCGTCGAATACGTCGAGCGACTCGACCCGCACAACAAACCGGGCCGGCTGACCTTGGTGAGCCGGCTGGGCAACCACAAGGTGCGCGACGTGCTGCCGCCGATCATCGAGAAGGTGCAGGCCGCCGGTCATCAGGTGATCTGGCAGTGCGACCCGATGCACGGCAACACCCACGAGTCCTCGACCGGGTACAAGACGCGGCACTTCGACCGGATCGTCGACGAGGTGCAGGGCTTCTTCGAGGTGCACCGGGCGCTAGGCACCCACCCCGGCGGCATCCACGTGGAGATCACCGGGGAGAACGTCACCGAGTGTCTTGGCGGGGCGCAGGACATCTCCGACAGCGACCTGGCCGGCCGCTATGAGACAGCGTGCGACCCCCGGCTGAACACCCAGCAGTCGCTGGAGTTGGCCTTCCTGGTCGCGGAGATGCTGCGCGACTGA
- a CDS encoding polyadenylate-specific 3'-exoribonuclease AS — MRYFYDTEFIEDGRTIELISIGVAAEDGREYYAVSTEFDPERAGNWVRANVLPKLPPPASTLWRSRSRIRADLEDFFRVDGSDPIELWAWIAAYDHVALCQLWGAMPALPRAIPRFTRELRQLWEDRGSPRLPPRSRDAHDALVDARDHLRRFQIITAERRSS, encoded by the coding sequence GTGCGGTATTTCTACGACACCGAGTTCATCGAGGACGGCCGCACCATCGAGCTGATCTCCATTGGCGTAGCCGCCGAGGACGGCCGCGAATACTACGCAGTGTCCACCGAATTCGATCCCGAGCGGGCCGGCAACTGGGTACGGGCCAACGTGTTGCCCAAGCTGCCGCCGCCGGCCTCGACGCTGTGGCGATCCCGCAGCCGGATCCGCGCCGACCTGGAAGACTTCTTTCGGGTCGACGGCTCGGACCCCATCGAGCTGTGGGCCTGGATAGCCGCCTACGACCACGTGGCGCTGTGTCAGCTGTGGGGCGCGATGCCCGCGTTGCCCCGCGCCATCCCCCGATTCACCCGGGAGCTTCGGCAACTCTGGGAGGACCGGGGCAGCCCGCGACTGCCCCCACGGTCGCGCGATGCGCACGACGCGCTGGTCGACGCGCGGGATCACTTGCGCCGCTTCCAGATAATCACCGCGGAGCGGCGTTCCTCCTGA
- a CDS encoding glycosyltransferase 87 family protein gives MTRSRSPELGSRLGQVALWCLLWLIAASALGYTCWELFGHIPYRIDIDVYQMGGQAWLDGRPLYHGNVLFHTPIVDLPFTYPPLAAVVFSPFAWLGMPTASVVITALTLVMLLVSTTIVLARLDVWDTSALLPGPASLRRAWLAVMVVAPAAIWAEPISSNFAFGQINAVLMTLVVADCFPRRTPWPRGLLLGLGIALKLTPAVFLLYFLLRRDNRAACVALASFAGATLIGFTLAWRDSLEYWTHTLRHTDRIGEAALNTDQNIAGALARLGLDEHARMPLWMLACLAVLAVTVWTMRRVLRADEPTLAIVCVALFGLVVSPVSWSHHWVWMLPTVLVTGLLAWRRRNVALAVVTVAGVALMRWTPIDLLPKHHETTASWWRQLLGMSYVWWALAVIVVAGVTVTARLGAARTPEEQQPMPVPAA, from the coding sequence ATGACAAGATCGCGGTCGCCCGAGCTGGGCAGTCGACTCGGGCAGGTCGCATTGTGGTGCCTGCTCTGGCTGATTGCCGCCTCGGCGCTGGGCTACACGTGCTGGGAACTGTTCGGGCACATTCCCTACCGGATCGATATCGACGTCTACCAGATGGGCGGCCAAGCCTGGCTGGACGGGCGCCCGCTGTACCACGGCAATGTGTTGTTCCACACACCCATCGTCGATCTGCCGTTCACCTATCCCCCGCTGGCGGCCGTGGTGTTCAGCCCGTTCGCGTGGCTGGGGATGCCGACCGCCAGCGTTGTGATCACCGCGCTGACACTGGTGATGCTGCTGGTGTCGACGACGATCGTGCTGGCCCGCCTCGACGTATGGGACACCTCGGCGCTGCTGCCCGGCCCGGCGTCGCTACGGCGCGCTTGGTTGGCGGTGATGGTGGTCGCGCCCGCCGCAATCTGGGCGGAGCCGATCAGCTCGAACTTCGCGTTCGGTCAGATCAACGCCGTGCTGATGACTCTCGTGGTCGCCGACTGTTTTCCCCGCCGCACCCCGTGGCCGCGCGGGCTGCTGCTGGGACTGGGCATCGCCCTCAAACTCACTCCGGCGGTGTTCTTGCTGTACTTCCTGCTGCGCCGGGACAACCGGGCCGCGTGCGTGGCGTTGGCGAGCTTCGCAGGCGCGACATTGATCGGGTTCACGCTGGCGTGGCGCGACTCGCTGGAGTACTGGACGCATACGCTGCGCCACACCGATCGCATCGGCGAGGCGGCGCTGAACACCGACCAGAACATCGCCGGGGCACTGGCCCGGCTCGGGCTCGACGAACACGCCCGCATGCCGTTGTGGATGCTGGCGTGCCTGGCCGTGCTGGCGGTGACCGTGTGGACGATGCGTCGCGTACTGCGAGCCGACGAGCCGACGCTGGCGATCGTCTGCGTCGCACTGTTCGGGCTGGTGGTGTCGCCGGTTTCGTGGTCGCATCACTGGGTTTGGATGCTGCCGACGGTGCTGGTGACGGGTTTGCTGGCCTGGCGCCGCCGCAACGTCGCGCTGGCCGTGGTCACGGTGGCGGGCGTGGCGCTGATGAGGTGGACACCGATCGACCTGCTGCCCAAGCATCACGAGACCACCGCCTCCTGGTGGCGGCAGTTACTAGGGATGTCCTACGTGTGGTGGGCGCTGGCGGTGATCGTGGTCGCCGGTGTCACCGTCACGGCCCGGCTGGGCGCGGCACGTACGCCGGAAGAACAGCAGCCCATGCCCGTCCCGGCTGCCTGA
- a CDS encoding lysophospholipid acyltransferase family protein codes for MWYYLFKYVLLGPLLTVLGRPKVEGLEHVPSSGPVILASNHLAVMDSFFLPLVVRRRITFLAKSEYFTGTGLKGWFNRWFYTAVGQVPIDRADSEAAQAALETAKQVLAQGKLLGMYPEGTRSPDGRLYKGKTGLARLALQTGVPVIPVAMIGTNVVNPPGTSMLRFGRVTVRFGKPMDFSRFDGLAGNHFIERAVIDEVMYELMGLSEQEYVDIYAASVKDGSAADDDADASESKSSDATRIPETQAG; via the coding sequence ATGTGGTACTACCTGTTTAAGTATGTACTTCTGGGGCCCTTGCTGACCGTACTCGGTCGTCCCAAAGTTGAAGGGCTGGAACACGTTCCGAGTTCGGGTCCGGTGATCCTAGCCAGCAACCATCTGGCAGTGATGGACAGCTTCTTCTTGCCGCTGGTGGTGCGTCGGCGAATCACTTTCCTGGCCAAGTCCGAATACTTCACCGGTACCGGCCTCAAAGGCTGGTTCAACCGGTGGTTCTACACGGCTGTAGGGCAGGTGCCCATCGACCGTGCCGACTCAGAGGCGGCGCAGGCCGCACTGGAGACCGCCAAGCAGGTGCTGGCGCAGGGCAAGCTGCTGGGCATGTACCCCGAGGGCACCCGCTCGCCCGATGGTCGGCTCTACAAGGGCAAGACCGGGCTGGCCCGGCTGGCGCTGCAGACTGGCGTCCCGGTGATCCCGGTCGCGATGATCGGTACTAACGTCGTCAACCCGCCAGGCACCTCGATGCTGCGCTTCGGCCGGGTCACCGTCCGGTTTGGCAAGCCGATGGACTTTTCCCGGTTCGACGGGCTGGCCGGCAACCACTTCATCGAGCGTGCGGTCATCGACGAGGTGATGTACGAGTTGATGGGGCTCTCCGAGCAGGAGTATGTCGATATCTACGCCGCCAGCGTCAAAGACGGCAGTGCCGCCGATGACGATGCAGACGCTTCCGAATCGAAGTCCTCGGATGCCACGCGGATCCCCGAGACCCAGGCCGGCTAG